In Pseudobacter ginsenosidimutans, the following are encoded in one genomic region:
- a CDS encoding alkaline phosphatase family protein, with protein MGKFSKVICWSILLLFAGSPLLAQQRPKQNTEQQTVPGRQNSPAQYNKPYVILISADGFRYNYMQKFNAVNLQRLSSGGVRAKSMIPAFPSLTFPNHYTLATGMYPAHHGLVDNTFFDPSLRRRYSIGNIKEVTDSIWYGGEPLWVLAEKQQLLSASFYWVGSEAPVQGIRPSYWYHYGMEIAMPERLAAVRDWLLLPDEKRPHLITFYFPEVDHEAHEHGPDAPETAAAVQLIDQTIGQLQAIIDSSKLPVNVIFVSDHGMSTVDTVNTLQPPAADTSKFWITVGDMTIHLYSKSKNPQEIQSQYEQLKAAANGYDVYLTSSTPRRWKYNSQNDRYGRIGDILIVPRYPRIFSWGNRRPIPGRHGYDPYRHKEMHASFYAWGPQIRSGRTISTFQNVHVYALITNLLGLKITTPTDSRNALSRKVLQ; from the coding sequence ATGGGAAAATTCTCTAAAGTAATTTGCTGGTCCATCTTGCTGCTGTTTGCAGGAAGCCCTCTCCTGGCGCAGCAGAGACCCAAACAGAATACAGAACAGCAAACGGTGCCCGGCCGCCAGAACAGTCCTGCCCAATACAACAAGCCCTATGTGATCCTGATATCGGCTGATGGTTTCCGTTACAACTACATGCAAAAGTTCAATGCGGTGAACCTGCAAAGGCTGAGCAGTGGCGGTGTTCGCGCCAAATCCATGATCCCGGCCTTTCCATCGCTCACTTTTCCCAATCATTATACCCTGGCAACGGGTATGTATCCTGCGCATCATGGACTGGTGGACAATACCTTCTTCGATCCTTCTCTTCGTCGCCGCTATTCCATCGGCAATATCAAAGAAGTAACAGACAGCATCTGGTATGGCGGTGAGCCACTCTGGGTGCTGGCCGAAAAACAGCAGCTGCTTTCAGCGAGTTTCTACTGGGTAGGTTCCGAAGCGCCGGTACAGGGTATCCGTCCCAGTTACTGGTATCATTACGGAATGGAGATCGCGATGCCTGAGCGCCTCGCTGCTGTCAGGGACTGGTTGTTGCTGCCCGACGAAAAACGCCCTCACCTGATCACTTTCTATTTTCCCGAAGTGGACCACGAAGCGCATGAGCATGGTCCTGATGCGCCGGAGACCGCTGCCGCCGTTCAGCTCATCGATCAAACGATCGGTCAGCTGCAGGCTATCATCGATTCCTCAAAACTTCCCGTGAATGTGATCTTCGTTTCCGATCACGGCATGAGCACTGTAGATACCGTTAACACCCTGCAGCCGCCTGCTGCGGATACCTCCAAATTCTGGATCACAGTCGGCGACATGACCATCCATCTCTATTCCAAAAGCAAGAACCCCCAGGAAATCCAATCTCAGTACGAACAACTGAAAGCGGCTGCGAACGGCTATGATGTCTATCTCACTTCTTCCACACCGCGCCGTTGGAAATACAATTCCCAAAACGACCGCTATGGCCGCATCGGTGATATCCTGATCGTTCCGCGCTATCCCAGGATCTTCTCCTGGGGCAATCGCCGGCCGATTCCCGGCCGTCACGGTTATGATCCCTACCGTCATAAGGAAATGCATGCCAGTTTCTACGCCTGGGGTCCGCAGATCCGGTCAGGCAGGACCATCAGCACCTTCCAAAACGTTCATGTATATGCGCTGATAACAAATCTCCTTGGCCTTAAAATCACAACGCCAACAGATAGCCGAAATGCCCTTTCACGCAAAGTTCTCCAGTAA
- a CDS encoding amidohydrolase, producing the protein MRIIYALPLLLLVTCSASKEKIDLLVHHAIIYTVDSSFSTAEAMAIKDGKILETGSNEALLKKYEANETLDAKGQFIYPGFIDAHAHFYSYGLGLQTADLTGTDSWQAITDTLRSFSQSHPDGWLIGRGWDQNDWEEKEFPDNEALNTLFPDRPVLLSRIDGHAAIANNKALQMANLKPGIIITGGTVEARNGKLTGILVDNAIDLVSRIIPDPSAQQIKQGLLDAQQRCFAMGLTTIDDCGLPYQVAEMMDRLHKSGELKMRLYVMLSDGKANFDYLFAKGSVKTDRLHINGFKVYADGALGSRGACLLKPYSDKPNWSGFLLSAPEHFDSVANILYNKNFQMCTHAIGDSGNRTILNTYAKYLKGPNDRRWRIEHAQVVNKADFALFGQYSIIPSVQPTHATSDMYWAEQRLGPDRVRGAYAFNDLLKQNGWIPLGTDFPVEDISPFKTFFAAVIRKDAKGWPANGYQIENALSREAALRGMTIWAAKSNFEEKEKGSLEKGKVADFVLLNADIMKAAEGELLQVNVQKTYVNGEKVFER; encoded by the coding sequence ATGAGAATCATCTACGCCTTGCCACTCCTCCTGCTGGTCACCTGCAGCGCTTCCAAAGAAAAGATCGACCTGCTGGTGCATCATGCCATCATTTACACCGTAGACAGCAGTTTCAGCACTGCCGAAGCCATGGCCATCAAAGACGGTAAAATACTGGAAACAGGCTCCAATGAAGCCCTCCTGAAAAAATATGAAGCGAATGAAACGCTGGATGCAAAAGGACAATTCATCTACCCGGGCTTCATCGATGCACATGCGCATTTCTATAGTTACGGCCTCGGCCTCCAAACCGCCGATCTAACGGGAACGGATAGCTGGCAGGCCATCACCGATACACTTCGCTCCTTCTCCCAATCACATCCCGATGGCTGGCTGATCGGCCGCGGCTGGGACCAGAACGACTGGGAAGAGAAAGAATTCCCCGACAATGAAGCACTCAACACTTTATTCCCGGACCGTCCTGTATTGCTTTCCAGGATCGATGGTCATGCTGCCATCGCCAACAACAAAGCCCTGCAGATGGCCAATCTCAAACCCGGCATCATCATCACCGGCGGAACTGTGGAAGCCCGCAACGGCAAGCTCACGGGCATACTGGTAGATAATGCCATCGATCTCGTAAGCCGCATCATTCCGGATCCTTCAGCCCAACAAATAAAACAGGGCCTGCTCGATGCACAGCAGCGTTGCTTCGCCATGGGCCTCACCACCATCGACGATTGCGGCCTGCCCTACCAGGTAGCCGAAATGATGGACCGTCTTCACAAAAGCGGTGAGCTCAAAATGCGCCTCTACGTTATGCTCAGCGATGGCAAGGCCAATTTCGATTACCTCTTCGCCAAAGGCTCCGTCAAAACCGATCGCCTCCATATCAACGGCTTCAAAGTGTATGCCGACGGCGCTCTCGGATCCCGCGGCGCCTGCCTGCTCAAACCCTACTCCGACAAACCCAACTGGAGCGGATTCCTCCTCAGCGCCCCCGAGCATTTCGACTCCGTTGCCAATATCCTCTACAACAAAAATTTCCAGATGTGCACCCACGCCATCGGCGACTCCGGCAACCGAACTATCCTCAACACCTATGCGAAATACCTCAAAGGTCCCAACGATCGCCGCTGGCGCATCGAACACGCCCAGGTAGTGAACAAGGCAGATTTCGCTCTCTTCGGCCAATACAGCATCATCCCCTCCGTACAACCCACACACGCTACCAGCGATATGTACTGGGCAGAACAACGCCTCGGCCCCGACCGCGTCCGCGGCGCCTACGCCTTCAACGACCTCCTGAAACAAAACGGCTGGATCCCCCTCGGCACCGACTTCCCCGTTGAAGACATCTCCCCTTTCAAAACCTTCTTTGCCGCCGTCATCCGCAAAGATGCCAAAGGCTGGCCCGCCAATGGCTACCAGATTGAAAATGCACTCAGCAGAGAAGCTGCACTCCGCGGCATGACCATCTGGGCCGCTAAATCAAATTTTGAAGAAAAGGAAAAAGGCAGTCTGGAGAAGGGGAAGGTTGCAGATTTTGTGCTGCTGAATGCTGATATAATGAAAGCGGCAGAGGGTGAGTTGTTGCAGGTGAATGTGCAGAAGACTTATGTGAATGGAGAAAAAGTGTTTGAAAGATAA
- a CDS encoding proline iminopeptidase-family hydrolase — protein MRKLLAVLLLGLACTGFTACMNDHTATPPCSYFNTGDTGVLTAGIRMIPVQTPKGTFKVWTKRFGNNPAIKVLLLHGGPAMTHEYMEAFESFFPKENIEFYEYDQLGSYYSDQPTDSSLWTIDRFVDEVEQVRSALKLDSSNFFLLGNSWGGLLAMEYALKYQQHLKGLIICNMMASCADYDEYSKEVLAQQLPRPVYDTILQLEKANDYGNPTYSRLLMQYFYPEHICRLKEWPDPVNRSLKHVNAAVYTLMQGPSEFGISGRLANWDRKKDLPLITVPTLTVGATHDTMDPEHMRWMSTQVKRGQYLHCPNGSHLSMWDDQQVFMNGVIRFIKETSGVR, from the coding sequence ATGAGAAAACTGCTTGCTGTTCTGCTGCTCGGCCTGGCCTGTACCGGCTTTACTGCCTGCATGAACGATCATACGGCTACCCCGCCGTGCAGCTACTTCAATACAGGCGATACAGGCGTGCTTACAGCGGGGATCCGCATGATCCCGGTGCAAACGCCAAAGGGAACTTTCAAGGTTTGGACCAAACGCTTCGGTAATAATCCGGCCATCAAAGTATTGCTGCTGCATGGCGGGCCGGCCATGACGCATGAGTACATGGAAGCGTTTGAAAGTTTCTTCCCCAAAGAGAATATCGAATTCTATGAATACGATCAGCTGGGTTCTTATTATTCCGATCAGCCAACGGACAGCAGCCTCTGGACCATCGACCGTTTTGTTGATGAAGTGGAGCAGGTACGGAGCGCTTTGAAACTGGACAGTTCCAATTTCTTCCTGCTCGGCAATTCCTGGGGTGGTCTCCTGGCCATGGAATATGCATTGAAATACCAGCAGCACCTGAAAGGGCTGATCATCTGCAATATGATGGCCAGTTGTGCTGATTACGATGAATACTCAAAAGAAGTGCTGGCGCAGCAATTGCCCCGGCCTGTTTATGACACCATCCTGCAACTGGAAAAAGCGAATGATTATGGCAATCCCACTTACTCAAGATTGCTGATGCAATATTTCTATCCTGAACATATCTGCCGGCTGAAAGAATGGCCCGATCCGGTGAACCGCTCATTGAAGCATGTTAACGCTGCTGTATATACGCTGATGCAGGGGCCTTCCGAGTTCGGTATTTCGGGCCGCCTGGCAAACTGGGACAGGAAGAAAGACCTGCCCCTGATCACAGTACCCACACTCACTGTAGGCGCTACGCATGATACGATGGACCCGGAGCATATGCGCTGGATGAGTACGCAGGTGAAACGCGGGCAATACCTGCATTGCCCCAATGGCAGTCATCTCAGCATGTGGGATGATCAGCAGGTGTTCATGAATGGCGTGATAAGATTCATCAAAGAAACATCAGGTGTCCGCTAA
- a CDS encoding carboxylate-amine ligase: MSNISYNQFTLGIEEEYMVIDPVTRELKSHEQKIVTEGQKVIKDKVKAEMHQAVVEVGTDICANVDEAYKDVAQLRNTIAGIAGDLGYHIGAAGTHPFSHWESQLITDHVRYSELVNELQEAARSNLIFGLHVHVGMESREMANHIANSTRYFLPHIYALSVNSPFWEGRQTGYKSFRTRVFDKFPRTGIPETFDTIEDYDNYIKLLVKTNCIDNAKKIWWDLRVHPFFNTVEFRICDVPMTVSDTIAIAALFQGVCAKIYKLRTQNLNFIQYSRSLINENKWRASRYGLDGRLIDFGKEEEVNTRVLINELLDFIDDVVDPLGSRHAVNYVSKIMEHGTGADRQLAVYEQSKNLVSVVDYIHSQFLADT; the protein is encoded by the coding sequence ATGTCAAATATTTCATACAACCAGTTTACCCTTGGCATCGAAGAAGAGTACATGGTCATCGACCCTGTTACGCGCGAATTGAAGAGCCATGAGCAGAAGATCGTAACAGAAGGTCAGAAGGTGATCAAAGACAAGGTGAAAGCCGAGATGCACCAGGCCGTAGTAGAAGTAGGGACCGATATCTGCGCCAACGTGGATGAAGCCTATAAAGATGTAGCCCAATTGCGTAACACCATTGCCGGTATTGCCGGTGACCTCGGTTATCATATCGGCGCCGCAGGAACGCATCCCTTCAGTCATTGGGAAAGCCAGCTCATCACAGATCATGTCCGTTACAGTGAGCTTGTGAATGAACTACAGGAAGCTGCACGCAGCAACCTCATATTCGGGCTGCATGTGCATGTTGGCATGGAGAGCCGCGAAATGGCCAATCATATCGCCAATTCCACCCGCTATTTCCTGCCGCATATTTATGCACTCAGCGTGAACTCACCTTTCTGGGAAGGAAGGCAAACAGGTTACAAGAGTTTCCGCACCAGGGTATTCGACAAATTCCCACGTACAGGTATCCCCGAAACCTTTGACACCATCGAGGATTACGATAATTATATCAAGCTGCTGGTAAAGACCAATTGTATCGATAATGCCAAGAAGATCTGGTGGGACCTCCGCGTGCATCCTTTCTTCAATACCGTGGAATTCCGCATCTGCGATGTGCCCATGACCGTTTCCGATACCATCGCCATCGCCGCTTTATTCCAGGGAGTCTGCGCCAAGATCTACAAACTCAGAACACAGAACCTCAATTTCATTCAATACAGCCGCTCTCTCATCAACGAAAACAAATGGCGCGCCAGCCGCTATGGACTGGATGGACGCCTGATCGACTTCGGAAAAGAAGAAGAAGTGAACACGCGTGTGCTGATCAATGAACTGCTGGACTTCATCGATGATGTGGTTGATCCGCTCGGCAGCCGCCATGCGGTGAATTACGTGAGCAAGATCATGGAACACGGTACCGGAGCTGATCGTCAGCTCGCCGTATATGAACAATCGAAGAACCTGGTGAGTGTAGTGGATTATATCCACTCGCAGTTCTTAGCGGACACCTGA
- a CDS encoding ATP-grasp domain-containing protein has product MKKIGILFGKERSFPMAFIEEVNKRQVDGIMAEPVLIDKVVQGAADEYTVIVDRISQDVPFYRAFLKNAAICGTAVINNPFWWSADEKFFNNCLAVKIGVPVPKTVILPSHELPPDTSNESFSNLVYPMDWKGIFDYVGFPAYMKPFAGGGWKNVYKLHDMDDFFQKHKETGQLVMLLQEEIIFEEYYRCYCIGGKYVRIMGYEPRNPHHLRYTHNFTPSAERLQLMEDIVLRLNQFLGYDFNTVELAVRDGIPYAIDFCNPAPDADLPSVGEENFNWVVETAATYAIERALAHQPHRDNLTWGEYLKRSVTKQLLSH; this is encoded by the coding sequence ATGAAAAAGATCGGGATACTTTTCGGTAAAGAAAGATCATTCCCCATGGCTTTTATCGAGGAGGTGAACAAACGGCAGGTGGATGGTATCATGGCCGAACCAGTGCTGATAGATAAAGTGGTTCAGGGTGCCGCCGATGAATACACGGTGATTGTGGACCGTATCTCGCAGGATGTTCCTTTCTACCGCGCCTTTCTCAAGAATGCCGCCATCTGCGGCACAGCCGTAATCAACAATCCTTTCTGGTGGAGCGCCGATGAAAAATTCTTCAATAATTGTCTTGCAGTGAAAATCGGAGTGCCTGTTCCCAAAACAGTGATCCTCCCCTCCCATGAGCTGCCTCCGGATACCAGCAATGAAAGTTTCAGCAACCTCGTCTACCCGATGGACTGGAAAGGCATCTTTGATTATGTGGGCTTTCCCGCTTACATGAAACCCTTTGCAGGCGGCGGCTGGAAGAACGTATACAAATTGCACGACATGGATGATTTCTTCCAGAAGCACAAAGAAACCGGGCAACTGGTGATGCTGTTGCAGGAAGAGATAATTTTCGAAGAGTATTACCGTTGTTATTGCATCGGAGGAAAATATGTTCGCATCATGGGATATGAACCAAGAAATCCGCATCATTTAAGATATACTCATAACTTTACTCCTTCAGCAGAACGTTTACAACTGATGGAAGACATCGTGCTTCGCCTCAATCAATTCCTCGGATATGATTTCAATACCGTTGAACTGGCTGTGAGAGACGGTATCCCCTATGCGATCGACTTCTGCAATCCCGCACCGGACGCAGACCTTCCGAGTGTAGGAGAAGAAAATTTCAACTGGGTAGTGGAAACAGCCGCCACCTATGCCATCGAAAGAGCATTGGCACATCAGCCACACAGGGACAATCTCACCTGGGGGGAATACCTGAAAAGAAGTGTAACGAAACAGTTATTATCACATTAG
- a CDS encoding alpha/beta hydrolase has translation MDTAISTGVMVETVTLPSDVLERTVKVNCYIPPVPAAQASVPVLFLNDGQDMEAIGLEKILHELFSGNQVRPIMVVAIHCGEDRINEYGMIHSVDFKGRGAKAALYQQFILEELLPYCCYRYPMMVRGEKSFAGFSLGGLSALDLVWNNPRVFSTAGVFSGSLWWRSKDKTEKDYNQYRDRLMHRQIREGVYHPGQRFFFEVGEQDEKEDRNKNGVIDTIDDTIDCMRELYYKGYLEGKDLKYLQLPDGRHDVETWAKAMPVFLKWAWPAY, from the coding sequence ATGGATACAGCTATCAGTACCGGGGTGATGGTAGAAACGGTTACATTACCATCAGATGTCCTGGAAAGAACGGTTAAGGTCAATTGCTACATTCCCCCTGTTCCCGCAGCACAAGCATCAGTGCCAGTGCTGTTCCTGAATGACGGGCAGGATATGGAGGCTATCGGTCTGGAAAAGATCCTTCATGAACTTTTTTCCGGCAACCAGGTAAGGCCCATCATGGTAGTAGCCATCCACTGTGGCGAAGACCGTATCAACGAATACGGCATGATCCATTCAGTCGACTTCAAGGGACGCGGCGCCAAAGCCGCTTTGTACCAGCAATTCATTCTCGAAGAATTACTCCCATATTGTTGCTACCGCTACCCGATGATGGTGCGCGGAGAAAAATCCTTTGCAGGTTTCTCCCTCGGCGGACTCAGTGCACTGGACCTCGTGTGGAACAATCCACGCGTGTTCAGCACAGCCGGCGTTTTCTCCGGATCACTCTGGTGGAGAAGCAAAGACAAAACAGAAAAAGATTATAATCAATACCGCGACCGCCTCATGCATCGCCAGATCCGTGAAGGCGTATATCATCCCGGACAACGTTTCTTCTTCGAAGTAGGAGAGCAGGATGAAAAGGAAGACAGGAACAAGAATGGCGTGATCGATACCATCGATGATACTATCGACTGCATGCGCGAATTGTATTACAAAGGATACCTGGAAGGAAAGGATCTGAAATACCTTCAGTTGCCTGATGGCAGGCACGATGTGGAAACCTGGGCCAAGGCAATGCCTGTGTTCCTCAAATGGGCATGGCCGGCGTATTGA
- a CDS encoding efflux RND transporter permease subunit, with product MKLAEISIKRPSLVIVLFTILTLGGLFSYSLLGYELIPKFDTKAITIVTTYPGASPGEVENTVTKKVEDAVASLENIKKLESKSLESVSLVTIQLQSTADADYALNDAQRKINAILKDLPDDIDPPSLNKFSLDDLPVVTLSSSANMDEKEFFDLIDKRVSPVLSRLEGVAQVNLIGGQEREIQVSLDADKLKGYGISVPQAQQMILGSNLDFPTGNVQTREQSILVRLSGKYKTIEELRNLVLTSNNGIQVRLGDVADVQDSQKEVEKISRVNQENSIAIQIIKQSDANAVAVSEGVQKQIAQLEKDYAAVGLKLAIANDSSVFTLEAADSVVHDLLIAVLLVAFVMLFFLHSLRNAIIVMVSIPASLIATFIGMALFGYTLNLMSLLGLSLVVGILVDDAIVVLENIYRHMEMGKNRVRAAYEGTKEIGFTVTAITLVIVVVFLPIALSTGLVSNIIKQFCVVVIISTMLSLLSSFTIVPWLSSRFGKLEHITGKNIFGKIILRFEKGLTSFTHWITNILKWSLHHKRVTLALVLVLFVGSLYMVGGGFIGGEFFAKSDRGEFLVQIEMPKDAAIEQTNQMTQKAEKFLRNKMEVVDLITTVGQTSEGLGASQSTPYKSEVLVKLVPKQLRTDDSYVYAAKVKRELQQVLVGAKIKTTPIGMLGTADQAPLALVVTGSDLDSAMVFANAAMAELKKIRGATEIKLTVESGNPEINVQVDRDKMASLGLTLQTVGLTMQTAFNGNTDGKYRAGEYEYDINIRYGAFNRSSIDDVRNLEFTNDKGQSIKLSQFATITESSGPSQLERRDKSPSVTVQGQTVGRPSGTIASEWQKAFEQIRKPTGVNWIWGGDMENQSEGFGTLGVALLAAILLVYLVMVTLYDSFVTPFVVLFSVPLSFIGALLALGLTNNSLNIFTILGVIMLIGLVCKNAIMIVDFANHRKQAGEDTFNALIQANHARLRPILMTTIAMVFGMLPIAIASGPGAEWKNGLAWVIIGGLISSLFLTLIIVPVIYAIFDHWGNRRRKKRKQQKSIEELMTEDYVPTETEDGFTPVHVV from the coding sequence ATGAAACTGGCAGAAATATCAATCAAACGTCCATCCCTCGTGATCGTGTTGTTCACGATACTCACGCTGGGTGGGTTGTTCAGCTATTCCTTGCTTGGTTACGAACTGATCCCGAAGTTCGATACCAAAGCGATCACCATCGTTACCACCTACCCCGGCGCTTCGCCTGGTGAGGTTGAGAATACGGTAACCAAAAAAGTGGAAGATGCGGTAGCATCGCTGGAGAATATCAAGAAACTGGAATCAAAATCGCTCGAAAGCGTATCGCTTGTTACTATCCAGCTGCAATCAACAGCAGACGCGGATTATGCACTCAACGACGCACAAAGGAAGATCAACGCCATCCTGAAAGACCTTCCGGATGATATCGATCCTCCTTCTCTGAATAAATTTTCGCTCGATGATCTTCCTGTTGTAACACTTTCCTCTTCGGCCAATATGGACGAGAAAGAGTTCTTCGATCTCATCGATAAAAGGGTAAGTCCTGTTTTGTCGAGGCTGGAAGGTGTTGCGCAGGTAAACCTGATCGGTGGACAGGAAAGAGAGATCCAGGTGAGCCTGGATGCGGACAAACTGAAAGGTTATGGCATTTCCGTGCCACAGGCGCAACAGATGATCCTCGGCTCCAACCTCGACTTCCCTACCGGTAATGTACAAACGCGGGAGCAAAGTATCCTGGTAAGATTATCAGGAAAATACAAGACCATCGAAGAATTACGCAACCTGGTGCTCACTTCCAATAATGGCATCCAGGTAAGACTGGGAGATGTGGCGGATGTACAGGATTCGCAAAAGGAAGTGGAAAAGATCAGCCGCGTGAACCAGGAGAACTCTATCGCCATCCAGATCATCAAACAGTCCGATGCCAACGCGGTGGCGGTATCTGAAGGCGTACAAAAACAGATCGCACAACTGGAGAAGGATTATGCGGCAGTGGGTCTGAAACTGGCCATCGCGAACGACAGCTCCGTGTTCACACTCGAAGCAGCTGACTCGGTGGTGCATGACCTGCTGATCGCGGTACTGCTGGTGGCATTCGTGATGCTGTTCTTCCTGCACAGTCTGAGGAACGCGATCATTGTGATGGTGAGTATCCCTGCATCACTCATTGCTACTTTCATTGGTATGGCGCTGTTCGGATACACACTCAACCTGATGAGCCTGCTGGGCCTTTCTCTCGTGGTTGGTATCCTGGTGGATGACGCCATCGTGGTACTGGAAAATATCTACCGGCACATGGAGATGGGCAAGAACCGTGTGCGTGCCGCTTATGAAGGCACGAAAGAGATCGGCTTTACCGTAACTGCCATCACACTTGTGATTGTAGTAGTGTTCCTGCCGATCGCATTGAGCACAGGTCTTGTTTCCAATATCATCAAACAGTTCTGTGTGGTGGTGATCATCTCCACCATGTTATCGCTCCTCTCTTCGTTCACCATTGTACCCTGGCTGAGCTCGAGGTTCGGTAAACTGGAACATATTACAGGCAAGAATATTTTCGGAAAGATCATCCTTCGTTTTGAAAAAGGATTGACCTCTTTCACACACTGGATCACCAATATCCTCAAATGGAGCCTGCACCACAAACGTGTTACGCTGGCCCTGGTACTGGTGCTCTTTGTGGGATCGCTTTACATGGTTGGCGGTGGCTTCATCGGTGGTGAGTTCTTTGCGAAGAGTGATCGTGGTGAATTTTTAGTGCAGATCGAAATGCCGAAGGATGCCGCCATCGAGCAGACCAACCAGATGACGCAGAAAGCTGAAAAATTCCTGCGCAATAAAATGGAAGTGGTAGACCTCATCACTACCGTTGGGCAGACCAGCGAAGGATTGGGTGCATCTCAATCCACACCCTATAAATCGGAAGTGCTGGTAAAGCTCGTTCCCAAACAACTCAGGACAGACGACTCTTATGTATATGCCGCCAAAGTGAAAAGGGAATTGCAGCAGGTACTGGTAGGCGCAAAGATCAAGACCACACCGATCGGTATGCTGGGAACAGCAGACCAGGCGCCACTTGCGCTGGTAGTGACCGGCTCTGATCTTGACAGTGCAATGGTATTCGCCAACGCGGCCATGGCCGAACTGAAAAAGATCAGGGGAGCTACCGAGATCAAGCTTACCGTTGAATCCGGAAACCCCGAGATCAATGTGCAGGTGGACCGCGATAAGATGGCCAGTCTAGGACTGACCTTACAAACCGTAGGTCTTACCATGCAAACAGCCTTCAACGGTAATACCGATGGTAAATACCGCGCCGGTGAATACGAGTACGATATCAATATCCGTTACGGAGCTTTCAACCGCAGCAGCATCGATGATGTGCGCAACCTGGAGTTCACTAACGATAAAGGACAATCGATCAAGCTATCGCAGTTCGCCACCATCACGGAATCATCAGGCCCCAGTCAGCTGGAGCGCCGCGACAAGAGCCCTTCGGTTACAGTTCAGGGTCAGACCGTGGGCCGCCCGAGCGGAACCATCGCATCTGAATGGCAGAAAGCCTTCGAGCAGATCCGCAAGCCAACTGGTGTGAACTGGATCTGGGGTGGCGATATGGAAAACCAGAGTGAAGGTTTCGGTACGCTCGGTGTAGCGCTACTGGCCGCTATCCTGCTGGTTTACCTGGTGATGGTAACCTTGTACGATAGTTTTGTAACGCCATTCGTGGTATTGTTCTCTGTGCCGCTCTCCTTTATCGGAGCCCTGCTGGCACTGGGATTGACCAATAACTCACTTAACATCTTCACCATCCTGGGTGTGATCATGCTGATCGGTCTGGTGTGTAAGAACGCGATCATGATCGTGGACTTCGCCAACCACAGGAAACAGGCCGGTGAAGATACCTTCAATGCATTGATCCAGGCCAACCATGCAAGGTTGCGCCCGATCCTGATGACCACCATCGCGATGGTATTCGGTATGTTGCCGATTGCGATCGCTTCCGGCCCCGGCGCCGAATGGAAGAATGGTCTGGCATGGGTGATCATCGGCGGTTTGATCAGCTCGCTCTTCCTGACACTGATCATTGTACCTGTGATCTACGCCATCTTCGACCATTGGGGAAACAGGAGAAGAAAGAAAAGGAAACAACAAAAATCGATAGAAGAATTAATGACTGAAGACTATGTGCCCACCGAAACCGAAGATGGTTTCACCCCTGTGCATGTAGTGTAA